One Penaeus monodon isolate SGIC_2016 chromosome 37, NSTDA_Pmon_1, whole genome shotgun sequence genomic region harbors:
- the LOC119596336 gene encoding probable 39S ribosomal protein L23, mitochondrial (The sequence of the model RefSeq protein was modified relative to this genomic sequence to represent the inferred CDS: added 14 bases not found in genome assembly), whose product MSTRWYPLYRRGNPQLRVFLPNFYMKLIKPRDPQPKNVVQFEVSMQMTKFDIKNYLEKIYNVPVENVVTHIRMGPIKRSKFGGYLVKDDDFKVAYVSLPATETFEFPNLFPEDKKDEEDKQMEQMETLRKEWTKNKNRDKHRQGAPSWLGL is encoded by the exons GTATCCACTGTACCGCAGAGGAAACCCACAGCTGAGAGTTTTCCTGCCAAACTTTTACATGAAACTTATCAAGCCGCGAGATCCTCAGCCTAAAAATGTGGTACAGTTTGAGGTCTCGATGCAGATGACCAAGTTTGACATCAAGAATTATTTGGAGAAGATCTACAACGTTCCCGTGGAAAATGTTGTGACGCATATCAGAATGG GTCCAATTAAGAGAAGCAAATTTGGAGGGTACCTGGTCAAAGATGATGACTTCAAAGTAGCCTATGTCAGTTTG CCTGCAACAGAAACCTTTGAGTTCCCCAACCTGTTCCCAGAGGacaagaaggatgaggaggacaaGCAGATGGAACAGATGGAAACTTTGCGAAAGGAATGgacgaagaacaagaacagagACAAGCATCGGCAGGGAGCGCCATCCTGGCTGGGATTATGA
- the LOC119596334 gene encoding DNA excision repair protein ERCC-1-like, translated as MSAAEDPGDAPAAASSVSGESKIKSGYVDVKKMQDNSGVSSVFSKAFSNLKKSEFYEEPPPEVKSASELNNAKNTASGGTKPATKNCVIVSSRQRGNPILKSIRNVPWEYGEIVPDYTMGSTTCALFLSLRYHNLNPNYVHDRLKQLGRQYELRVLLVLVDVKDPHHELKQLTKICVMADMTLMLAWSNEEAGRIIEVYKMFEHKPPDLIMEKQDGNPYSMLIDALTSIRSINRTDAMTLLSNFGSLEKILAATQEELAFCPGLGPQKATKLHKVLRQPFKKNDTRKKLNTQQQKVVSSSSQSKEVEDVTEK; from the exons ATGTCAGCAGCAGAGGACCCAGGAGATGCTCCAGCAGCAGCTTCATCTGTCTCGGGTGAAAGCAAAATCAAATCTGGATATGTTGATGTTAAGAAAATGCAAGATAATTCTGGCGTTTCCTCAGTGTTTTCTA AGGCTTTTAGTAATTTAAAGAAATCTGAGTTCTATGAGGAACCTCCCCCAGAGGTCAAGAGTGCGTCAGAActcaataatgcaaaaaatacagCATCAGGAGGAACAAAGCCTGCAACCAAAAATTGTGTTATTGTCAGTTCAAGACAG CGAGGGAACCCCATACTTAAATCAATACGAAATGTCCCATGGGAGTATGGAGAGATTGTTCCCGATTACACAATGGGCAGCACAACCTGTGCCTTGTTCCTGAGTTTGCGATACCACAACCTGAACCCTAATTATGTACATGACCGTCTAAAGCAGCTTGGCAGGCAGTATGAGCTACGAGTGCTGCTAGTATTG GTTGATGTGAAGGACCCCCACCATGAACTGAAGCAGTTGACCAAAATCTGCGTAATGGCCGACATGACGCTAATGCTGGCTTGGAGTAATGAAGAGGCTGGCAGAATCATTGAGGTGTATAAAATGTTTGAGCACAAGCCTCCAGATCTCATCATGGAAAAGCAAGATGGCAATCCATATTCCAtg TTAATTGACGCCCTCACATCAATCAGATCCATCAATCGCACAGATGCCATGACTCTGCTTTCAAACTTTGGCTCGTTGGAGAAAATCCTGGCCGCCACACAGGAAGAGCTAGCCTTCTGTCCTGGTCTTGGCCCACAAAAGGCTACAAAGCTACATAAAGTCCTTCGGCAACCCTTCAAGAAAAATGACACACGGAAGAAGCTCAACACCCAGCAACAGAAGGTGGTATCAAGCTCCAGTCAGTCAAAGGAAGTGGAAGATGTGACAGAAAAATAG